TTTCTCAAATAATGATTGGTTTCTGAGAAAAAATAAATGAAGTCTTGAGTCTCTTTGCTGAGTTACAGGTACGCATCAGACCCAAATTTGCTGATTCAGAAGGATGAACATGAATCAAAATCGAGTCAGCTGGCTTATCTGTCTGACTAGAAATCTGCTTGAGAATAACTGGTAACCATTATCCAAAATAACATGTGGTTGTGCTTGAACATGACCTATATCAAAGATTTTTGAAGCACTAAATCTATTCTTAAAAGGACCCATGTGAAGATTTCTTTTCAATAATTTTTTATCTGATATTTTAGAGCTTTGTTCAGCATCAGTTGCTTTGCATTTATCATTATTGTTCTGATTAGAGTTTCATCTTGTGTATCCAAAACTACATCTACTTAAAACATGGTACAATATCCCAAGGCCACAGCTGAGTCTGATTCATAAAGATTGACTAGAGGTTGTGGTGGCATCCATCTTGGTACTTTTAGTAAAGAGTATTTAGTACCAAAAGAACTTGCTTCCTTAATTGCCTTTTGTTTGGCTATCCATCTTGGATATACAACATCTTTATGATCAATAATGTGGCAGAAAGTACATAAATACCTTGGACACATGAAGTATCTACATTCAATGAGAAAATGTTCAATTCTTCCTGTAGTAACAAGAGGTATACTTGCTGGTAAGGCACGTTGGATAGAAATACGATCATAGACTTTAACATTCTTGTTTAGAGGATGACTACCATAAGGATCCTTCGCTTCAATGAGCTCACCGAGTTTGAAAGTAAGCTTTTGAAGATCTTCGAACTCATTATCCTTTGGCACATTACATAAAATGAGCCATATTACCTCATACTCATTACATTCCGTATGAGGAACAACTCCGAGGACAATAAGATAACCACAGGCGAACCATGAACGTTGCTCATTAACTCTGTTGAAATCATTCTCCACTATAAATCTTATCAATACTTTGTTTATTAAGCCACTGAAGGTTGTGATATTTGGAGTTTGAGCTAGCGGCCATTGTGAACAAAGTGGTGTCTAATAGAAGATGTGGGAACTAGAGTCTCACTGCAAACATATCCTACCATACACTATTTCCAGTTATTATCATTTTCAGCTAAGACCACAATTTTGTCAATAAATACCAGTTCGGTAAGGGTTGAGGGGATACTTGAAGGTAATATGGATTTTTCTGCCATTTGAAAGAATAAATCTTGAATATCTTTAGCTGTAAAAGGAGTCTTTTCGGGATGTCTCCATATAAATAAGAAATCTAAGAAAAATGAAGAGGATAGGTCTTGAATGGTTTTTGAAATGAGTGGTTGGGGTATGCTTATACATACATATTCGTGCGAGATAATGCCAGATAATGGTAAAGCATGTGTTATGAACCCTGAACTCTGAATACAACATTACTCTTTGATATTCAGACAGATACAGGGATTTGAGGATATCAGAGACTGAACCTTAAACTGGGAAGTATTTGAAAGTTGACTATGTTTTATGTAGGTAAGAGGGAAATTTCAAAAACTTTTTGATGATCGTCATCATCTAATTTGAAAACGAATAGAAAATCATCATGAAATGAAACTTAATGCTTATAATTTTTTTGAGTTTCCATAATTGGCTCACCCCCAACTTCCTAGTCCCCCAGTGTGTCAAAAAAAAAGAACTTCCTAGTCCCGTAAATCCCACTTTTTTAACTTTCGGCACCCAATGACACCATAAAATTCGCATGACTAGCCATTGTCATAGTAATTCCGGCCGGCCACTAACAGCAACGGCGTTTTATATTCACGCTAAATCTAAACAAGCCCAATAGGTGTACGCATCTTCTCCTTTTctcactctaaaaaaaaaacttcttctaTTATCTCAGAAATAATTGCTGCTCGATAATTGTTATCAGAAGCTGAATCCTACTGGAACAATCTGTACTCTGCTAAGACGAATTCATGGAAGATGAAATGGCTTCTCTGTTTGAAGGTATGATCCTCTTCAATCCTTCTGAAATttcagataataataataataatgatacaGACAATAGTAGTAAAAACGATCGTGAATCGAATCCAGTTGTTGCTATACCTCAtgtatcttcatcatcatcattagcaACAACTTCATCAGAACCAGTAACAGAAGAATTAACAATTTCATCATCtcaaccattagatgaaaaccttttCTCTGATCTTACTCTTGTCACTCCAATTGAAGACCTAACCTCAAATCTCCAATCTGATTCTCCTTCCACATCTGCTACTGCTACTTCTACTTCTTTATCAGCTAAGATTCCATCAATATCTAGACAGATttctagaaagaaaaagaaatcagcTATTAAGATTGGATACGGCAGAGATTCGTATATTCAAGATGAGCCATCTCTTTCTTCTCCAATTGAACCTTCTAAttcttcaatttcaattcaaaatTCAGAGGCGAATACCCTTTTGAGAACAGAATCAGAAAAATCTCATCTTTCGACTCAATCAGAGTCAGAACCTCAAAATTCATCAATTGAGGTTGAGATTCAAGAAGAAAGAGTCTTGAGCGATAGGGATTGTGCAAATAGTGTGGAGGCTGAAACTAAGCCTGATCTTGTTCCTGTGCCGGAGACTACTAGAATCAGTGATCCTGAGACCAACTGTGATTCCATTGAAGATAAATTGATGTCAATAAAAAATCAAATTAGAGAaaagattgataatattagggttATGGTGGACTCTGCCTCTGTAAAGAGAAAGGAGTCATCGAGAAAACGAAGAAAAGCAGCCGAAAAAGTGAGTTTGTTATCTATCAAGTATATGGAGTTGGAAAAAGAACTGGAAGAGGCTTGTGAAACTGAAGATTTTGAGAGAGCGGAAAGAGTGAGTGAGAGCGCGGCGGTAGTGGAAAAGGAGAAGGAAGGATTTATGAATGCATTGAGAGATGCTGAGGCAGAATGTGATGCTGATGATTTGAAGATGCAAATGGTTTTGGAGATGCAAATTGCAGCTGAAGAAGAAGGTGTACAGTTGTTGGAACAATTCGCTAAGGTTAGAACAAAAAACTGAACCCTTTTGTACCTAATCGTGTGATGTTGGTTAGTTTGCTTGATTTTGTTCAGTTTCGTGCTTTAAGTTGATTAGCTTAGGGAGAAACACGTTTATACCTGATTCTCATAATAACATTTGTGTgttataggcttacaaccagagCACCCCTGATATTAAAACTGCCAGTGACATTTATCTTTGTTTTGCAGGAAGCTTCTGACAATGCAGATTTGATATTGAAGAATGCACAAGTATTTTCCTCAAAAGAAATGGCCCACTGGCAATCATCTGTAGAAAACTTAGAGATAAGAAAGATGGAGTTAGAAATTGAAACTGACTTAATAAATGATGCACGTACGGGATTGGATAAATCCATTGATCTCTCAGTTCAAGATGACAAGAGAGAGAAGGAACTTCTTTGTAAGAAGCGAGATGACTTGAAAGAGGACTTGGAGAAACTGCTTCTTTTGGTTAGACAAAAGGAAGCAGAGATTGCAGAAAATGATTTAAATATCCAGGAAGTTGAGAAAAGGATCGATAACGGGTTGTCTGGGTTTCACGAAGCACAAACTAGCGTTGATATGAAATTCCATGACATGAAGTCCGCTCTTTCTGTAATGGAGAAAGAAAATGAAGCCTTATGCATTAAGAAGAAAGAAGTTGATGACTTCGTTGCTCAAGAGGAAATTAAAGGGGCAAAAATCAGAGAATTGACCAGTGTTTCCATTGCTGAAGCAACAGCATGCAAAGAGCTCGTTGCTCTAAGAAAATCTCTGGCATTACCTATTTTGAGGTCCAGGGAAGATAAAGTTAGACTTGCCAAGACTGAAGAGAAAATTTTGGAGGACGTCCAAATGCTTAGGCAAGAGGTCTCAGCTGCAAGAACTTCTCTTCAGGTAATTTTGTAGCCTTTTTTTATCAGTGCTGATTTATTTCACGAAGAAATTACTTAAACGAAGGCGCTAGTAACGAGAAAAAAAGAAGTTGATTGCTTATCTGTTTAGGCTGTATTGTTTCTCTATACCAAACCCCAAGTATGTTAATAATTTGATTCCTAGCATTCTTGAATCGTCTTATTTTAAAACCATATTAGTACCATAATGCATGTGTATTGATGTATGCTAGATTTTGGAATTTCTCAACTTATTTATTGTGTCATATTTCCAATGCTTGTGACTCAAGGTCACCCAAGGAACTTTGTCTTGCCTGTCCATCCTGAGTTTGCATATATGAAGCACAGTGAACATtcatattagtgttaataatttcCCTTTATAAGACTCGTTGtcattttattaatttaatttattctctTTGTTTCTGTTTCTTATTAAAGGAGCTTTCTTCGGCAAGATCCAATATCCAGCAAGAAATTACTGCTTTCAAGCAAAGGGTTCTTTTCATTGACAAAAGAAGTCCAGAATTGGAAGCAGAAAAGaaggttgctgctgctgccaggaATTTCAAGGAAGCAGGAAGAATAGCTGCAGAGGCAAAAACCCTCAGTATCGAAATGGAAGGTGTGCAGATAAAGTTAGAAGCATCCATATCAGAGCTTGAGAAAATCGAAGAAGATATCAAAAACACTGTTGCAAGACTTCATGAGTCGGAGGAGCTGATTTTATGCAAGGAAAAAGAGGCAGCATTGGCTGGGTGTGAGAGGCTACATTTAGTTGCTGCTGCAGCAATTGCTGAAAGATCAGCTGCTCTTGAATTCGGTGACTCTGAAGAAGCAAATGCCTTGCTTTCAGAGATTGAAACTGCTAAATCTCAGGCAGCAAAGCTTCAAGAAGCTTATGGTCTTGAAGAGAAGTTTGCAAATTCAGAAAATCACTTGATCTCGATGGAACTCATAGCGAATCTTGGAAGTGATCAGTTATCTAAAATGGTTTCTTCTGTTTCTGTCACTACAACATGAGGGTAACCCGATAATAACAATATTGGACATTCTTCAAAGAAACGCAGAGTAACCCTTACCTTACTGCTTGTTTTAAATACTTTTAGGGGGTCAAGTCAAAGTAGACGTAAGAAGGAGAACGCATCCATATATGTGCATTACCAATCTACATTCACTCCTCAGACTTCGTCTGGTTTAGGTACCCATAATTGGAGCAAACGTCTTCCATTTCATTTGCATCTCATCAAGTGGTTCGATTTTAGAGACTGCATCTTTTGCTGATCAGGAGATTCCACTGGTTACTAGTTCCTGCTCTCATCTTTATTGATATTTTTTTCCCCTTAGATCATTCCCTGAATAGAGAAAATCAGTTCTGTAATTTAGTAAAaagatttccatttttttttcttgcatacaaagttcttctgattttttttccTGCATACAAGGTTCTTCTGGAAATGGAAGTACAGTACTTTTTTCTGTCAGTTTGTATTGTTTAAAACACTGAAGGTGAGAATTGATAGAATTGTGAATGAATTTTGAATTTATATTTAGTTTCACAAGTTTCCGTTAGACCGTCACTGAAGGGCCAATAGTTCAGGACTGAAATTGGAAACACTTTGTTTCCTGCTTTCAATGTCCTCTCCATGTCTGTTGGTTATTTCTTAGAgaggtttttaatttttacgcTGATAGTAGATGGGGCAGCGATTGCAGGACAAAATGAACCTTCCAGGTTCATGACAGAGATTCCGCATTGACAGCACACTTTCCGGTTGTACTTGTTATCTGGAACTTGTCAAGCCTTTTATTGTTAAGTTCATAGGAGACAAGATACACTAGCCAAATTTATAGATATATATTGCAAAGATAAGTTCATAGGACTCGAAACTAAATTAAAGATAAGTTCCACCGAAACAGGAATTAACAGTATCGGTAATTAAAGATGCAGTAGAAACAAATCCTTTCCGACTGATGATACTGATGTAGTTGTTGCTGCTGAAAGTGCTATCTGAAGATTACACAGAAAGCACAAACGGCAAACAGAACAAACAAATTAAAGATCAGGTATAGTCACAGTAATAGTACTCCCCAGCCCCAGCAATTAAACGCTTCAACTCTTCTGGAAAATAACGAGGTTCATATTCTCTCGAAAGTTCCATTTTGGCAAGAAAATCTGCAGGCCTGTTTACACTTCTTTCAACATAGGAAGCTATACAAGTGCCTTCCCGATACAAGTGCCTTCCTGATAACATAATCTGTGTCAGGAATTCCAAGATGAGATTAAAATGTTCATCCTTCTGCACATTATGCTCCAAACAACCCTCACAAAACACTTTGAAATACGTGCTACCATGTAAAACACACTTTCCTTCACAGTGGCTCCGGAAGCAATAATTTATGATCTCATTCACAGAATGAGAATTGGAAACAATAAATAACTTGGTTATATCGGGATACCTGCTAACAATATCTAACCCATTCTTGATGCCTTTGATTGAATGTACAATGCAGATACCCCTTCTAAAGCGCGCCCAGATTTAACAAGAACTGATTCTCCACCCACACGTTTGAGCAATACCCCATATCCCCCCTTTGCAGTTTGCACTGCTCTTTTTGCATCCTTTCCCTTTCTCCTTCCCCTTCCTATAGAAATCATCGACATACATAATATACTTCGCGCCACTAGTAATTTCcacctttttaggtttaggtaGAAGCGTACTGGTAATCTTTGAGCAGGACAGACTTCCGGATTTTTCATATGATGCATCAGAATCGGAAAAATCGTCCACACCAACCGAACTAAGTTTGGGATGATCATCATATTCTTCAAAATAAGACTTAACAGGTTCATCTTCACGTTTATCTTCATGTCCATAATATGTATGCAGATTATCATCTCCAGAACCAACAAGAACAGATACAACAGAATGAGCTATAGCAGCAGACCACATTTCGTCTGAGACTTCACAATAGGTGATGTGGGAATTAGGATGCTTGTGGTCAACATTAtgttaatatatatccttatttaaggataatatattgtttcctagtatataggatctTTGTTTTATCATAATATATTGGGCTATATTTATTCATAAGTTGTGTAACCAGAATTGATAAgattatcataataagaattatcttcttcttgatcctataTTTGTGAACATGGTATCTATGAGCTAGGGTTCTTgaatcatgggtagtgattcagaattataccaaaataatcaaaacaaaaagggcAGATGGAAAACAAATTTTCTCCTATTATCGTTCAATCTGAAGGTGCAGTATTCAAGCCTGGGATTGTTCTTGATGAAACAAACTATGATTTGTGGTCACAAATCATGGAGATGCAtattgctgaaaaagaaaaaacctcctTTATTATGGGAAGGACAAGAAAACCTAccaaggaagatccaagatatgagaagtggcacacagataatcaaaaagtcaagagatggttgttgatgtctATGTCACCTGAAATCATGAAGAGATATATTCGGTTACCTACTGCTAGAGAGATTTGGGATGCATTATCTAAAGccttttatgatggagatgatgagatgCAGGTATTTACTCTAAATCGACAAGCGTTTTTGGCAAAACAAAATGGCAGAGCACTCTTAATTTAATATGGAGAACTAACTGAAATATTTGGAGAGCTGGATCATCGTGACAAGGTGGTTATGGAGAATTCTAATGATATTGAAGCCTATCGAAAATCAATTCAGCGCCTAAGGGTGCATATATTCCTTGCTGGATTAGATGAAAGTTTTGAACAGATCCGTGGTGAAATCTTGAGAAAGGATCCTATTCCTGAATTGGAATCATGTTATGCACTCGTTCGTCGTGAATCTGTTCGACGTACAATGATGGCAAAAGAATCGGAAGAAGTTGAACCTGCTGTTATGGCAACTCGAAACCGGTACAATCAAAAAGGGTCTTTTCAGAGATACTCAAATACTGAGGTGGACAAGTCATCACTTAAGTGTACACACTGTAATCAATCTAGAGATACAATTGACATGTGTTTCGAGTTGGTTGGATATCCAGATTGGTGGGATCAACATCTGGAGAGGAAGAAGGAGACAAAGAAAAATCCTGGTGCTCCAATGgcttcaacaaagaaaggaaaggaTTCCATGGTAATATCTGCATCAGTAGCAAGGACAGGTAAGGATGGTAAGTTTTTAAATGTTTCTTCACTTGTTTCGAATAATTCATGGATAGTTGATTCCGGTGCCACAGACCATATGACATGTGATTCTAAACAAATCTCTCCCCTTAAACCATCCTTACAAAAAAACAGTCTTTACTGCAAATGGCTCACAAGCTCCAATTACTGGTGAagggtcaatatctctcactaaAACTTTAAACTTAGATTTTGTCTTAGTAGTTCCTACATTAGACTGTAATCTCCTATCAGATTCCCAAATAACTAATAGATATTTGGCCTGActgttgtgtttttaaggacatcACAACGAAGCAAACGATTGgttattgtaggatcagaatttcgcgacaacgatacgctcgcgaaattcttaacaacgcattacaaaaatgtcgcagagcactttgagaaacgacacaataggtgatattagcttaaacataagaaaaatgtaataactttgcgaagattagaagatctgcgaaattaacatttgtaagcttgcgatatcatcgcaagtcagatccgaaattaggggaaattttagttgtatatgagctgtcatccactaggtagcatcctatataaagagaaaggtaggagagataaaagtaacttgtattattgttatcttcttattcttacccaaaaaccagagagatggagagagctccaaatactcattaatggagtctcaatgtaattcaatgatcatagtgaaacctaaccccgtggatgtagatcaaattgatcgaaccacgtaaatcttgtgtcttattttctattttcattatctttatctttattttcatatcgaataagtttatatctagaaattatagtcatgataatacaatgggtatgttgtaggatttcctgcaactacattttggcgctagaaacagggaggagtaaaggatttatccctcatgtagcttgttggttcaagaagtttccatgaagattagatattgttcatatttttctagatctacaaagtttaggttcaaaaatggaaattttatggaagaaatcacactttcagggagtaaacatcatcaataattcaaagacatgaaaagagtgagagaaaaaattagttgttgtggtgaaatttaaggaaaaaatggaagtttcagtggaagattttcatgttcaggagaagaaacaagggaaagacgaagataagataagaggcaggcgctgtaatttctgtcacaaacagaaattcgcacagatggtgtAAGtttgagcgaacaacaaataggtcacgggtttgaattcgcagagacacatatttttcattttcttctcatttgcatgggagaataaaataataaggaaaaaagttatgcgctaATTTCGCAAAGacgttcttgcacaattggtccagagagcagtatgtgtgttcgtggtcgcaagttcgaatttacCTGCGAacataattttcttcttttttacagagagcgaagaaatgaataatttcgcaaacaagaggcagcacaattggtcatctgcgaagttaatgagttcatggtcgtgtgatcaagtcccaacacatgcgtatt
This DNA window, taken from Papaver somniferum cultivar HN1 chromosome 3, ASM357369v1, whole genome shotgun sequence, encodes the following:
- the LOC113356723 gene encoding myosin-9-like, with the translated sequence MEDEMASLFEGMILFNPSEISDNNNNNDTDNSSKNDRESNPVVAIPHVSSSSSLATTSSEPVTEELTISSSQPLDENLFSDLTLVTPIEDLTSNLQSDSPSTSATATSTSLSAKIPSISRQISRKKKKSAIKIGYGRDSYIQDEPSLSSPIEPSNSSISIQNSEANTLLRTESEKSHLSTQSESEPQNSSIEVEIQEERVLSDRDCANSVEAETKPDLVPVPETTRISDPETNCDSIEDKLMSIKNQIREKIDNIRVMVDSASVKRKESSRKRRKAAEKVSLLSIKYMELEKELEEACETEDFERAERVSESAAVVEKEKEGFMNALRDAEAECDADDLKMQMVLEMQIAAEEEGVQLLEQFAKEASDNADLILKNAQVFSSKEMAHWQSSVENLEIRKMELEIETDLINDARTGLDKSIDLSVQDDKREKELLCKKRDDLKEDLEKLLLLVRQKEAEIAENDLNIQEVEKRIDNGLSGFHEAQTSVDMKFHDMKSALSVMEKENEALCIKKKEVDDFVAQEEIKGAKIRELTSVSIAEATACKELVALRKSLALPILRSREDKVRLAKTEEKILEDVQMLRQEVSAARTSLQELSSARSNIQQEITAFKQRVLFIDKRSPELEAEKKVAAAARNFKEAGRIAAEAKTLSIEMEGVQIKLEASISELEKIEEDIKNTVARLHESEELILCKEKEAALAGCERLHLVAAAAIAERSAALEFGDSEEANALLSEIETAKSQAAKLQEAYGLEEKFANSENHLISMELIANLGSDQLSKMVSSVSVTTT